In Syntrophorhabdaceae bacterium, a single window of DNA contains:
- a CDS encoding NADH-ubiquinone oxidoreductase-F iron-sulfur binding region domain-containing protein yields MITSQEQLQSVASEYKKKTAAFDAVIKICCGTGCVSSGALSVYEGLTAGLRGEGLADKVLVKKTGCHGLCERGPIVVFGQDEILYQSVGKRNIDADVASLIATVKEKKVAEQLLYKGEEKGKRYVSPYEIPFYSGQTRVVLSLNGALDPENIEEYIAEGGYGSLHKALHMSPTEIIDSIEKSGLRGRGGGGFLTGYKWRSCRQAQGNPKYVLANGDEGDPGAFMDRSLMEGNPHAILEGMAIGAFAIGSGQGYIYVRDEYPLAVHRLSLAIEKAREYGFLGKNIMGTGFDYDIDIFRGGGAFVCGESTALISSIEGKAGEPRSKYTHTVDKGLWDKPTNLNNVETWANVPHIIDKGWEWFQSTGSPRSKGTKVFSLVGKVKNTGLIEVPMGITLKEIIYDLGGGIQGDKKFKAVQTGGPSGGCIPEVYLDMPVDFDSLTKLGSMMGSGGMIVMDERSCMVDVARYFLNFLVQESCGKCTPCREGVRRMHEIVDRICRGDGCRGDVEHLEELGKAIQLSSLCGLGQSAPNPVLSTIRFFKEEYIAHIEEKRCPAGICKDLIKMQILPDLCTGCMRCAGECPVGCIEGEKKGVHVIDQSRCTKCGACYDACRFGAVKIE; encoded by the coding sequence ATGATTACCTCTCAGGAACAACTCCAATCTGTGGCGTCCGAATATAAGAAAAAGACCGCTGCTTTTGACGCAGTGATAAAAATATGCTGCGGCACGGGCTGCGTCTCTTCGGGTGCGCTCTCCGTGTATGAAGGATTGACGGCCGGCCTCCGGGGGGAAGGGCTGGCGGACAAGGTGCTTGTTAAGAAGACCGGGTGCCATGGACTTTGCGAACGGGGGCCGATCGTGGTCTTCGGCCAGGATGAGATTCTTTACCAAAGCGTGGGGAAAAGGAATATCGATGCCGATGTGGCCAGCCTCATCGCAACGGTGAAAGAAAAGAAGGTGGCGGAGCAGCTCCTCTACAAGGGAGAAGAGAAGGGGAAGCGATATGTCTCCCCTTATGAGATCCCCTTCTATTCGGGTCAGACAAGAGTGGTCCTGAGCCTCAACGGTGCGCTGGACCCTGAAAATATCGAAGAATATATTGCCGAGGGAGGCTACGGATCACTCCATAAAGCGTTGCACATGAGTCCTACCGAGATTATCGATTCGATCGAAAAATCGGGCCTCAGGGGAAGAGGCGGCGGCGGTTTCCTCACCGGCTACAAATGGCGCTCCTGCCGTCAGGCCCAGGGTAATCCCAAGTATGTACTCGCCAACGGCGACGAGGGCGATCCCGGAGCCTTTATGGACCGATCGCTCATGGAAGGAAATCCTCATGCCATTCTCGAAGGCATGGCCATCGGAGCTTTTGCGATAGGATCCGGGCAGGGATATATCTATGTCCGCGATGAATATCCTCTGGCAGTCCATCGCCTTTCGCTCGCAATTGAGAAGGCGAGGGAGTACGGGTTTCTGGGAAAGAACATCATGGGCACAGGCTTCGATTACGATATAGATATTTTCCGGGGCGGTGGAGCTTTTGTGTGCGGTGAGTCTACAGCGCTCATATCCTCCATAGAAGGAAAGGCGGGAGAGCCGCGGTCCAAGTATACCCACACCGTCGATAAAGGCCTGTGGGATAAACCCACCAATTTAAATAATGTGGAGACATGGGCAAACGTTCCCCATATCATTGACAAGGGTTGGGAATGGTTTCAATCGACCGGCTCGCCGCGAAGCAAGGGGACGAAAGTCTTTTCTCTCGTGGGGAAGGTGAAGAACACGGGACTTATAGAAGTGCCCATGGGAATAACCCTCAAAGAGATCATATACGACCTTGGGGGCGGCATACAGGGCGATAAGAAATTTAAAGCGGTTCAGACCGGCGGGCCTTCGGGGGGCTGTATACCGGAGGTTTACCTCGACATGCCCGTGGATTTCGATTCTCTCACGAAGCTTGGCTCCATGATGGGATCAGGGGGCATGATCGTGATGGACGAGAGGAGCTGCATGGTTGATGTGGCGCGGTACTTCCTCAACTTCCTGGTGCAGGAGTCGTGCGGTAAGTGCACCCCATGCAGGGAGGGGGTCAGGAGGATGCACGAGATAGTCGACCGCATCTGTCGTGGCGATGGCTGCCGTGGAGACGTGGAGCACCTCGAGGAGCTCGGAAAGGCAATTCAGCTCAGCTCCCTGTGCGGCCTCGGACAAAGCGCTCCGAATCCGGTCCTCTCGACGATCAGATTTTTTAAAGAAGAGTATATCGCTCACATAGAGGAGAAGAGGTGCCCTGCGGGAATATGCAAGGACCTCATCAAAATGCAGATACTGCCCGACCTGTGTACCGGCTGCATGCGTTGTGCCGGCGAGTGCCCCGTCGGATGTATAGAAGGTGAAAAGAAGGGCGTTCACGTTATCGATCAGTCGCGATGCACGAAATGCGGGGCCTGTTATGATGCCTGCCGGTTCGGCGCAGTTAAAATCGAATAG
- a CDS encoding 2Fe-2S iron-sulfur cluster-binding protein, giving the protein MIEFKLNGRDAQGNQGETILDAARREGIDIPTLCHNEILGSDGRCRLCMVEVQKGNRRRTVASCLYQIEKGMEVFTETPDIHAIRRALLELFLARNPASDVVRHLAERYGVKESRYGKDNDKGKCVLCSQCVRTCETIVGVTALGLSGKGPAKKVATPFDEPSEACIGCGACAAICPTGHIYMEDKKGIRTIWKKQFDLAKCPVCGRYHAPVMQLEFISEKSGTPLDELLTCQDCR; this is encoded by the coding sequence GTGATTGAATTTAAATTGAACGGCCGGGATGCGCAAGGTAATCAGGGCGAAACGATACTCGATGCGGCGAGAAGAGAGGGGATCGACATTCCCACTCTCTGCCATAATGAGATCCTCGGCTCCGACGGAAGGTGCAGGCTCTGTATGGTCGAGGTTCAAAAGGGCAACAGACGAAGAACGGTGGCATCCTGTCTTTATCAGATAGAGAAGGGCATGGAAGTCTTTACCGAGACGCCTGACATCCATGCCATACGACGGGCCCTTCTCGAGCTGTTTCTCGCACGAAATCCGGCCTCCGACGTAGTTCGCCACCTTGCCGAAAGATATGGAGTTAAAGAATCAAGGTACGGCAAGGACAACGATAAAGGTAAATGTGTATTATGCAGCCAGTGCGTGAGGACGTGTGAAACCATCGTGGGAGTGACTGCCCTGGGTTTGAGCGGCAAGGGACCGGCCAAAAAGGTAGCTACGCCTTTTGATGAGCCGTCGGAAGCATGCATCGGTTGTGGGGCATGCGCCGCTATCTGCCCCACCGGTCACATCTATATGGAAGACAAAAAGGGCATAAGGACGATCTGGAAAAAACAATTCGACCTTGCAAAGTGTCCGGTGTGCGGCAGGTACCATGCACCCGTCATGCAGCTTGAATTCATTTCGGAAAAATCGGGAACCCCTCTCGATGAACTCCTGACTTGTCAGGACTGCAGGTAA
- a CDS encoding RodZ domain-containing protein, whose protein sequence is MNIDLAGIGQILKKKREEKELSVAQVAERLCLRKSLIEAIEAGNWAPLPHEVYVKGFVKEYATLLHAYAEVTPYFIDPEAAPPPPVVETVILPQVPKAEPTGRRFFRARYAVFIILAIIMGIFAYDRMERQKTIVSKTETATRIAEKTPDEAPANNNVRPVSEVKSEGDTGTLSAAEPKRLMITCQERTWISVVIDESEKKEFMLSPHEIIVVNAKEKFDLLIGNAGGVKILLNGKDTEFTGKSGEVKRIQFS, encoded by the coding sequence ATGAATATTGATCTTGCCGGAATTGGTCAAATACTCAAAAAGAAAAGAGAAGAGAAGGAGTTGAGCGTCGCCCAGGTAGCGGAGAGGCTGTGCCTCAGAAAATCGCTTATCGAGGCTATCGAGGCAGGAAATTGGGCCCCCTTGCCTCACGAGGTGTATGTAAAGGGTTTTGTGAAGGAATATGCGACTCTTCTTCACGCATATGCGGAAGTGACTCCGTACTTCATCGACCCGGAAGCTGCGCCGCCGCCTCCGGTTGTGGAAACCGTTATCCTTCCCCAGGTACCGAAAGCCGAACCCACGGGCAGGCGCTTTTTCAGGGCACGGTATGCCGTCTTCATAATTCTTGCGATCATTATGGGTATTTTTGCATATGACCGAATGGAGCGTCAAAAGACGATCGTCTCCAAAACGGAGACTGCGACAAGGATAGCTGAGAAAACCCCTGATGAGGCCCCGGCGAACAATAATGTCCGGCCCGTATCCGAGGTGAAAAGTGAGGGCGATACAGGAACTCTTTCAGCCGCTGAACCGAAGCGCCTTATGATTACCTGTCAAGAGCGAACCTGGATCAGCGTGGTGATTGACGAAAGCGAGAAGAAAGAGTTCATGCTGAGTCCTCACGAGATCATCGTCGTAAATGCGAAAGAAAAATTCGACCTTCTTATCGGTAATGCGGGAGGCGTGAAGATTCTCCTCAATGGTAAAGATACGGAATTCACCGGTAAGAGCGGTGAAGTGAAAAGGATTCAATTCTCCTAA
- the fsa gene encoding fructose-6-phosphate aldolase, whose amino-acid sequence MKFFIDTANVDEIKKGLEMGLVDGVTTNPSLLSKVKKDPDKTIKEILALVEGPVSLEVISKTSGPMCEEARRLAGLGSNVVVKIPMTEEGIKAVRSLSREDIKTNVTLIFQPVQALIAAKAGAAYVSPFIGRLDDISSRGMDIIEDTLTIFSNYALETEIIVASIRSPLHVLQAATIGADIATIPFNVLSQLMSHPLTDIGLDKFLKDWESTKK is encoded by the coding sequence ATGAAATTTTTCATAGATACGGCTAATGTAGACGAAATTAAGAAGGGACTTGAAATGGGGCTCGTAGACGGAGTGACTACCAACCCGTCCCTCCTGTCCAAGGTAAAAAAAGATCCGGACAAAACAATCAAGGAGATACTGGCGCTGGTCGAGGGCCCCGTGAGCCTTGAAGTGATCTCCAAAACCTCCGGCCCCATGTGCGAAGAAGCCAGGCGCCTCGCCGGCCTGGGGTCGAATGTGGTGGTGAAGATACCCATGACCGAAGAAGGCATTAAGGCCGTCCGCAGCCTTTCCCGTGAAGACATCAAAACGAATGTGACTCTCATATTTCAGCCTGTCCAGGCTCTTATTGCCGCAAAGGCGGGCGCTGCTTACGTGAGCCCCTTTATCGGAAGGCTCGACGATATTTCCAGCAGGGGCATGGACATCATCGAGGATACCCTTACCATTTTTTCGAATTATGCACTTGAGACGGAGATCATCGTCGCAAGCATCAGGAGTCCTCTCCACGTGCTTCAGGCGGCGACAATCGGAGCGGACATAGCAACCATACCCTTTAACGTATTGAGCCAGCTCATGAGCCATCCGTTGACGGATATCGGGCTCGACAAATTTCTGAAGGACTGGGAAAGCACAAAGAAATGA
- the folK gene encoding 2-amino-4-hydroxy-6-hydroxymethyldihydropteridine diphosphokinase — MDERVFIGVGSNMGDGVRHCAEAVGRTLRDGRTRLLGISSFYATSPVSPILQDDFVNCVFSILWDGSPPDLLLLLNGIESDMGRKRTIPSGPRVIDLDILLFGAIVISTPSLIIPHPELHRRRFVLVPCIEIDPSLLHPALKQPLTSFLAGIDSSQTISILMGATEVMGLISTIPFAKSSH, encoded by the coding sequence GTGGATGAGAGGGTATTCATAGGCGTAGGCTCCAATATGGGCGACGGGGTCCGGCATTGCGCGGAGGCCGTGGGAAGAACGCTCCGGGACGGCCGGACGCGGTTGCTCGGAATATCCTCATTCTATGCCACATCCCCTGTATCGCCCATACTCCAGGATGACTTCGTTAATTGTGTCTTTTCGATCCTCTGGGATGGTTCGCCCCCGGACCTCCTTCTGCTCCTGAATGGCATAGAGTCGGATATGGGTCGTAAGAGAACCATCCCCTCGGGACCCAGGGTAATAGACCTCGACATCCTGCTCTTCGGGGCTATTGTCATATCCACGCCTTCTCTCATAATACCCCATCCGGAGCTTCACAGGAGGAGGTTCGTGCTCGTACCTTGCATAGAAATCGACCCTTCCCTCCTTCACCCGGCATTGAAACAGCCCCTCACATCCTTTCTTGCCGGGATCGATTCTTCGCAGACTATCTCGATTCTTATGGGCGCGACCGAAGTGATGGGCCTGATTTCCACCATCCCCTTTGCAAAATCTTCCCATTGA
- a CDS encoding twin-arginine translocase TatA/TatE family subunit — protein sequence MFGLGFPELIIIMVIVVLIFGAGKLPEIGGAIGKSIKGFKKAVSEPESKETLPSSDNPKEKDKIA from the coding sequence ATGTTCGGTCTGGGTTTTCCTGAGCTTATCATAATAATGGTGATAGTCGTTCTTATCTTCGGCGCAGGCAAACTTCCGGAGATCGGCGGAGCTATCGGTAAGAGCATAAAAGGATTCAAAAAGGCCGTCAGCGAGCCTGAAAGCAAAGAAACCCTTCCCTCCAGCGACAACCCCAAAGAAAAAGATAAGATTGCCTGA